One part of the Vibrio palustris genome encodes these proteins:
- the rplM gene encoding 50S ribosomal protein L13 produces MKTFVAKPETVKRDWYVVDAEGKTLGRLASEIALRLRGKHKAEYTPHVDTGDYIVVVNAEKVAVTGNKAKDKVYYRHSEFPGGLKSITFEKLIDRKPEMVIESAVKGMLPRGPLGRAMYRKLKVYAGAEHNHIAQQPKVLDI; encoded by the coding sequence ATGAAAACTTTCGTTGCTAAACCAGAAACTGTAAAACGTGACTGGTATGTTGTAGACGCTGAAGGTAAAACTCTTGGCCGTCTAGCAAGTGAAATTGCATTACGCCTACGTGGCAAACATAAAGCTGAATACACTCCTCACGTTGACACTGGCGATTACATCGTCGTTGTAAATGCTGAGAAAGTTGCTGTTACTGGTAACAAAGCTAAAGACAAAGTGTACTACCGTCACTCTGAATTCCCAGGCGGCCTAAAATCAATCACGTTTGAAAAACTGATCGATCGTAAGCCAGAAATGGTAATTGAATCAGCGGTTAAAGGCATGCTTCCGCGTGGTCCTCTAGGCCGTGCTATGTACCGTAAGCTTAAAGTTTACGCTGGCGCTGAGCATAACCACATTGCTCAACAACCAAAAGTACTAGACATTTAA
- the rpsI gene encoding 30S ribosomal protein S9, whose amino-acid sequence MAENQYYGTGRRKSSAARVFIKPGSGNIVINKRSLDEYFGRPTARMVVKQPLELVEMTDKLDLYITVSGGGISGQAGAIRHGITRALMEYDESLRPALRAEGYVTRDARQVERKKVGLRKARRSPQFSKR is encoded by the coding sequence ATGGCAGAGAATCAATATTACGGCACTGGCCGTCGCAAAAGCTCAGCTGCACGCGTTTTTATCAAACCAGGCAGTGGCAACATCGTAATCAACAAGCGTAGTCTTGATGAATACTTTGGTCGTCCAACAGCTCGTATGGTTGTTAAACAACCTCTTGAGCTAGTTGAAATGACTGACAAACTAGACCTATACATCACTGTTTCAGGCGGTGGTATTTCTGGTCAAGCTGGCGCAATCCGTCACGGTATCACTCGCGCTCTTATGGAGTACGATGAGTCTCTACGCCCAGCACTACGTGCTGAAGGCTATGTGACTCGTGATGCACGTCAGGTTGAGCGTAAGAAAGTTGGTCTACGTAAAGCACGTCGTTCACCACAGTTCTCAAAACGTTAA
- the sspA gene encoding stringent starvation protein SspA, which yields MAVAANKRSVMTLFSSATDMYSHQVRIVLAEKGVSFEVELVDETNLPAELIELNPYKSVPTLVDRELALYDSNIIMEYLDERFPHPPLMPVYPVARGNSRLMIYRIERNWYTLVDKVVNGSAEESEKARDRLRNDLLTLAPVFAEYEYFMSEEFSLIDCYLAPLLWRLPVLGIDLVGPGSKELKVYMNRVFERDSFLASLTEAEREMRLAR from the coding sequence ATGGCTGTTGCTGCCAATAAACGTTCTGTGATGACTTTGTTTTCAAGTGCCACTGATATGTATAGCCATCAGGTTCGCATTGTTTTGGCTGAAAAAGGCGTGAGTTTTGAAGTGGAGTTGGTTGACGAAACTAACCTACCAGCAGAACTTATTGAATTGAACCCTTATAAATCAGTTCCTACTCTCGTCGACCGTGAACTGGCGTTATACGATTCAAACATCATCATGGAATACCTTGATGAGCGTTTCCCACATCCACCATTGATGCCAGTTTATCCTGTTGCTCGTGGTAACAGCCGTTTGATGATTTATCGTATCGAACGTAACTGGTACACTTTGGTTGATAAGGTTGTAAATGGTTCTGCTGAAGAGTCAGAGAAAGCCCGTGATCGTTTACGTAATGATTTGCTAACACTTGCGCCAGTATTCGCTGAATATGAATACTTTATGAGCGAAGAGTTTAGCCTAATTGATTGTTACTTAGCACCGCTACTATGGCGTTTACCTGTATTGGGTATTGATCTAGTAGGTCCTGGTTCTAAAGAATTAAAAGTGTACATGAACCGTGTCTTCGAACGTGATTCGTTCTTGGCTTCACTTACTGAAGCTGAACGTGAGATGCGCCTAGCTCGTTAA
- the sspB gene encoding ClpXP protease specificity-enhancing factor codes for MDIETMTPRRPFMLRAFYEWLLDNDLTPHLVVDATMNGVNVPLEFVQDGQIILNVAPRAVGNLQLGDDAVTFSARFGGRPHSVMVPLYAVQAIYARENGAGTMFDPEPAYEDHIDEWQPPMENEDSAEDTMTLVSDTDDIVEVEPEATADTAKADDNDDNDDEPPRPRGKPSLRVVK; via the coding sequence ATGGATATTGAAACAATGACACCGCGCCGTCCATTCATGTTGAGAGCCTTCTATGAATGGTTGTTGGATAATGATTTAACACCTCACCTTGTGGTTGATGCCACAATGAATGGTGTGAATGTTCCATTAGAATTTGTGCAAGATGGACAGATTATTTTAAATGTCGCGCCTCGCGCAGTTGGCAATCTTCAATTAGGTGATGATGCTGTAACTTTCAGCGCTCGCTTTGGTGGTCGTCCACATTCAGTGATGGTTCCTCTTTATGCCGTGCAAGCGATATATGCACGTGAAAATGGCGCAGGAACCATGTTTGATCCTGAACCAGCATACGAAGATCATATCGATGAGTGGCAACCCCCTATGGAAAACGAAGACAGCGCGGAAGACACTATGACGTTAGTGTCTGATACCGATGATATCGTTGAAGTGGAACCAGAAGCTACTGCTGACACTGCCAAGGCAGATGACAACGATGACAATGACGACGAACCGCCTCGTCCACGAGGTAAACCAAGTTTACGCGTTGTAAAATAA
- a CDS encoding BON domain-containing protein codes for MKKTLSLILVCVFAFSTTGCAGFLIAGAATTANIVTDPRSAQQIWDDNHLELDIGGLSHKAPYKDQLRITAVSYQGKVVIIGQAKQKAVLEQFLTKIRKLQGVRELHNKVDIKNPLSFAQVSDDTWITTKVKSSLLTDSKLNGVKITVATEDNVVYLFGYITHEQAKVATDITRHISGVKQVVRAFNYAD; via the coding sequence ATGAAAAAAACCCTGTCTTTGATCCTTGTATGCGTGTTCGCTTTTTCTACCACAGGATGTGCTGGCTTTCTTATTGCTGGGGCGGCAACAACGGCGAACATCGTTACGGATCCGCGTTCTGCCCAACAGATTTGGGACGACAACCATTTAGAATTGGATATTGGAGGCTTAAGTCATAAAGCTCCCTACAAAGATCAGCTACGTATTACCGCGGTATCTTATCAAGGCAAAGTGGTTATTATTGGTCAAGCCAAGCAAAAAGCAGTCCTTGAGCAGTTCTTAACGAAAATACGTAAACTGCAGGGTGTGCGTGAACTACACAACAAAGTCGATATAAAAAATCCGCTGAGTTTTGCTCAGGTTAGTGATGACACTTGGATTACGACTAAAGTTAAATCCTCGTTACTAACTGATTCAAAACTTAACGGCGTTAAGATCACCGTTGCAACAGAAGATAATGTCGTTTACTTATTTGGTTATATTACGCATGAACAGGCCAAAGTTGCTACTGATATCACAAGGCACATCTCTGGCGTAAAACAAGTCGTGCGCGCCTTTAACTACGCAGATTAA
- a CDS encoding phosphoheptose isomerase — MLDSIKDSFKESIQIQIAAAEALPDAIMHASQAMVTTLLNGNKILCCGNGGSSANAQQFTSCLLNRFETERPSLPALAMASDATSLTAVANDYAYQEVFSKQVRALGQQGDILLAISTSGNSKNIIKAMEAAVTRDMTIIALTGKDGGEMAGLLGENDVEIRIPSQRTARIHEVHMLTLHCLCDLVDQVLFPAHEE, encoded by the coding sequence ATGCTAGATAGCATTAAAGACAGCTTTAAAGAAAGTATACAAATTCAAATTGCCGCGGCTGAAGCACTACCAGACGCGATAATGCATGCCTCACAAGCGATGGTCACTACGCTGCTTAATGGCAATAAAATATTATGCTGTGGAAACGGTGGTTCTTCGGCTAACGCTCAGCAGTTTACCTCATGCTTACTCAACCGTTTTGAAACTGAGCGCCCGAGCCTTCCAGCGTTAGCTATGGCATCAGACGCCACGTCATTAACTGCCGTCGCCAACGACTACGCTTATCAAGAAGTCTTTTCCAAGCAAGTCCGAGCTCTTGGCCAACAAGGTGATATTTTACTGGCGATCTCAACCAGTGGTAACAGTAAAAACATCATCAAGGCAATGGAAGCCGCAGTAACTCGTGATATGACCATTATTGCGCTAACAGGAAAAGATGGCGGTGAAATGGCTGGGTTATTGGGTGAAAATGATGTGGAAATACGTATTCCATCGCAGCGAACCGCCCGTATCCATGAGGTACATATGCTGACATTACATTGCCTGTGTGACTTAGTTGATCAAGTACTATTCCCAGCCCACGAAGAATAA
- a CDS encoding YraN family protein, giving the protein MFSSNRRKTGEHYEQLAAEYLGRQGLILIEKNFSIRGGELDLIMNDNGTLVFVEVKYRKNQQHGHAAEMVTRTKQRFLIRTANVWMKHQHLNIHTTDFRFDIVAIHNSGHHIEWIKNAITEG; this is encoded by the coding sequence ATGTTTTCGAGTAATCGACGTAAAACCGGTGAACACTATGAGCAATTGGCAGCCGAGTACCTCGGCCGCCAAGGGCTCATTTTAATTGAAAAGAATTTTTCAATACGAGGTGGTGAACTTGATCTCATAATGAACGATAATGGCACCCTAGTTTTCGTTGAAGTCAAATATCGAAAAAATCAGCAACATGGTCATGCTGCTGAAATGGTTACTCGCACGAAACAACGCTTTCTCATTCGTACAGCTAATGTATGGATGAAACATCAGCACCTGAATATTCATACAACTGACTTCCGATTTGATATAGTTGCTATCCATAATTCTGGACACCATATCGAATGGATAAAGAACGCAATAACGGAAGGATAA
- a CDS encoding penicillin-binding protein activator — MKNHQRLSVPRLLTPVALAMMLSACSITPSAPNSVNIASQPSETAQTYIMQADTTQGSLQNDLLIMAMKAANSANSTQQAQLLSKRLSKQTLSDKQKAEWQLAKAQLLISIGQYPQALEQLEFKSDWSLVDAQWIHYYRLKSTVYNHLDQPFESSRQLVKLYDFLPQNQWGEISEKIWQKLNTFNAKSITTLSPNTDEGTLDGWLQLAIYMKTLGSDLPQLQNTLKHWLKENPQHPAALNTPKDIKDILAMNISRPENIALLLPLSGKYANQAKLIRDGFILSLMNDETRKEDTNFTVIDTNKHSIEDINTTLHQKNIDFIVGPLEKSKVEKLQEAQEDSDQPIHTLALNIPEHVQEGYDTCYLNLSPEQEVAQAAKHIFSAGYHYPLILAPKGAYGQRVVDAFSKEWKKYSEHHVASRLFGDKSQLQRNINAVFGLQNSQQNIAQIEQLTNLNLKTQPRSRRDIDAVYIVTKSSELTLIKPFIDVAINPDTKPPRLFANSTSNGASKQYEDMSGVTYSDIPLLIHPDVSIKHQMEKLWPQDSNGERRLQALGMDAYRLMMELPQMKIVQGYTINGQTGVLSIDDRCLVHREISWAKH, encoded by the coding sequence ATGAAAAACCATCAGAGACTCAGTGTACCACGCTTACTCACTCCTGTTGCATTAGCAATGATGCTATCGGCTTGTTCAATCACGCCATCAGCACCTAATTCTGTTAATATTGCGAGCCAGCCAAGCGAGACGGCACAAACCTATATCATGCAAGCAGATACCACTCAAGGCAGTCTGCAAAACGATTTGTTGATAATGGCGATGAAAGCCGCTAACTCTGCAAATAGTACTCAACAAGCTCAACTATTGAGCAAGCGTTTATCCAAACAAACACTGTCAGATAAACAAAAAGCAGAATGGCAACTGGCCAAAGCTCAATTATTGATCAGCATAGGCCAATACCCGCAAGCCCTGGAACAGTTAGAGTTCAAATCTGATTGGTCACTCGTCGATGCACAGTGGATCCATTATTACCGCCTCAAATCAACGGTTTATAACCACCTCGACCAACCATTTGAATCGAGCCGTCAACTGGTTAAGCTATATGATTTTCTACCGCAAAATCAATGGGGTGAAATCTCAGAAAAGATTTGGCAAAAACTCAATACATTTAACGCAAAATCCATTACGACCTTATCACCGAATACGGATGAAGGGACCTTAGATGGTTGGTTACAACTCGCGATTTATATGAAAACGTTGGGAAGTGATTTACCGCAATTGCAAAATACCCTCAAGCATTGGCTAAAAGAAAACCCACAACACCCAGCGGCACTAAATACCCCAAAAGATATTAAAGATATTTTGGCTATGAACATTAGCCGTCCAGAAAATATCGCGCTTTTGCTGCCTTTAAGTGGTAAATACGCAAATCAAGCAAAGCTGATTCGCGACGGTTTTATTTTATCCTTGATGAATGATGAAACACGCAAAGAAGACACTAACTTTACGGTTATCGATACGAATAAACACTCTATTGAAGACATTAACACCACATTGCATCAGAAAAACATCGACTTCATCGTCGGCCCCCTAGAGAAAAGTAAGGTAGAAAAGCTGCAAGAAGCGCAAGAAGATAGCGACCAGCCTATTCATACATTGGCGTTAAACATTCCTGAGCATGTGCAAGAAGGTTATGATACTTGCTATCTTAACCTCTCTCCAGAACAAGAAGTCGCTCAAGCGGCTAAGCATATTTTCAGTGCGGGTTATCATTACCCACTCATCCTTGCGCCGAAAGGGGCTTATGGTCAACGTGTAGTTGACGCTTTTTCGAAAGAGTGGAAAAAATACAGCGAGCACCATGTTGCTTCTCGCTTGTTTGGTGATAAAAGCCAATTACAGCGTAATATTAACGCCGTGTTTGGTTTGCAAAACAGTCAACAGAACATTGCTCAAATTGAACAACTCACCAACCTGAATTTAAAAACTCAGCCACGTAGTCGTCGCGATATTGATGCCGTGTACATTGTGACAAAAAGCTCAGAGCTAACACTGATAAAACCTTTCATTGATGTCGCGATTAATCCAGATACAAAGCCACCTCGCCTATTTGCTAACTCAACCAGTAACGGAGCAAGCAAACAGTATGAAGATATGTCGGGAGTGACATACAGCGATATCCCTTTGTTGATTCATCCAGATGTATCAATTAAACATCAGATGGAGAAACTATGGCCACAAGACTCAAATGGTGAACGCCGCTTACAAGCTCTAGGGATGGATGCCTACCGCTTAATGATGGAATTACCACAAATGAAAATTGTGCAGGGTTATACTATTAACGGTCAAACTGGCGTGTTGAGTATTGATGATCGATGCTTAGTACATCGTGAAATCAGTTGGGCTAAACATTAA
- the rsmI gene encoding 16S rRNA (cytidine(1402)-2'-O)-methyltransferase, translated as MTDNKTLDVPTLYIVPTPIGNLGDITQRALDVLSSVDVIAAEDTRHTGRLLSHFNIQTKTFALHDHNEQHKAQALVDKLLSGLSIALVSDAGTPLISDPGYHLVTQCRQAGVKVTPLPGACAVITALSASGLPSDRFSFEGFFPAKSKGRKDKLMEIAQVERTCIFYESPHRITDSLQDMLEILGPEREVVLARELTKTFETIQGMPLGELIEWVEADTNRKRGEMVLLVHGQREKKAEALPEEALRTLGILTKELPLKRAAAATAEIYNLKKNALYKWGLENLD; from the coding sequence ATGACTGATAACAAAACCTTGGACGTTCCAACGTTATATATAGTTCCCACGCCAATTGGTAACCTTGGTGATATAACTCAACGAGCTTTAGATGTACTTTCAAGTGTAGATGTTATCGCCGCTGAAGATACACGCCATACTGGCCGATTGCTCTCTCACTTCAACATTCAAACGAAGACGTTTGCGCTTCATGATCACAATGAACAGCACAAAGCTCAAGCATTAGTTGATAAATTATTATCAGGATTATCGATTGCTCTTGTCTCTGATGCAGGAACACCATTGATTAGTGATCCAGGTTATCATTTAGTCACACAATGTCGTCAGGCCGGTGTTAAAGTTACGCCACTTCCTGGTGCATGTGCGGTTATTACTGCGCTCAGCGCTTCCGGCTTACCTTCTGACCGCTTTAGCTTTGAGGGATTTTTCCCTGCAAAAAGTAAAGGTCGTAAAGATAAGTTAATGGAAATCGCACAAGTTGAGCGTACGTGTATTTTCTACGAGTCTCCACACCGTATCACGGATTCGCTCCAAGATATGCTCGAGATTCTTGGCCCTGAACGTGAAGTGGTGTTAGCTCGCGAGCTTACTAAGACGTTTGAAACCATTCAAGGTATGCCACTTGGTGAATTGATTGAGTGGGTTGAGGCTGATACGAACCGTAAGCGTGGAGAAATGGTGCTTTTAGTGCATGGGCAACGTGAAAAGAAAGCAGAAGCTTTACCTGAAGAGGCGCTGCGCACATTGGGTATTTTAACCAAAGAACTGCCACTGAAGCGTGCCGCGGCGGCAACAGCAGAAATTTATAATTTGAAGAAAAATGCGCTGTATAAATGGGGATTAGAGAATCTAGATTAA